From Streptosporangium album, the proteins below share one genomic window:
- a CDS encoding MFS transporter yields the protein MSETANRADRMRWPALYVLCAGTLMIVLDGSIVTVALPTIGSALHFSQTSLSWLVNAYMIAFGGLLLLSGRLGDLIGRKRMFLTGITAFTAASLLCGLSGSQELLITGRFLQGVGGAMASAVTLGMIVTMFTEPREQAKAIGVFSFVAAAGGSIGVIAGGVLTQAVGWYSIFYINVLIGIVIVALAARLFQPDRGLGFGAGADLLGAFLVTSGLMLLVYTINKAEEHGWGSAHTLGLGAASIVLLAGFVLRQAKVSSPLLPLRLFRSRYLWGANVVQILFVAALFGFQFLLALYLQSVNGYSAIETGLAYLPGPIVIAAISLGLSARLMTRFGGRTVLLAGLVSTVAALLLLARLPLHATYTMDVLPAVVLLGAGAGLALPAVIGLAMSGATLSDSGLASGLLNTTQQIGGALGVAALATLASSHAQNLLPSAESAAAASTYGYRLAFGVAAGLLVAAFLLTATVLSSPKALPPRPSEGGTPSDATDASASARSSAGEIPQGPDGGTDPGASSAGAGRARLERS from the coding sequence TTGAGCGAGACAGCCAACCGGGCCGACCGCATGCGCTGGCCCGCGCTGTACGTGCTCTGCGCGGGAACACTGATGATCGTCCTCGACGGGAGCATCGTCACCGTGGCGCTGCCCACCATCGGCTCAGCCCTGCACTTTTCCCAGACCAGTCTCTCCTGGCTCGTCAACGCCTACATGATCGCATTCGGTGGACTGCTCCTGCTGTCCGGGCGGCTCGGCGACCTCATCGGCCGCAAACGCATGTTCCTGACCGGCATCACGGCATTCACCGCGGCCTCACTACTCTGCGGCCTGTCAGGAAGCCAGGAACTGCTGATCACCGGACGGTTCCTTCAGGGCGTCGGCGGCGCCATGGCCAGCGCCGTCACCTTGGGCATGATCGTGACCATGTTCACCGAACCCCGCGAACAGGCCAAGGCGATCGGCGTCTTCAGCTTCGTGGCCGCGGCCGGGGGCTCGATCGGCGTCATCGCCGGAGGAGTCCTCACCCAGGCCGTCGGCTGGTATTCGATCTTCTACATCAACGTCCTCATCGGGATCGTCATCGTGGCCCTGGCCGCGCGCCTGTTCCAGCCCGACCGCGGGCTCGGGTTCGGCGCGGGAGCCGACCTGCTCGGCGCGTTCCTGGTCACTTCAGGACTGATGCTGCTCGTCTACACCATCAACAAGGCCGAGGAACACGGCTGGGGCTCGGCCCACACCCTCGGCCTCGGCGCTGCGTCGATCGTCCTGCTCGCGGGGTTCGTCCTGCGACAGGCCAAGGTGAGCAGCCCGCTGCTACCGCTGCGCCTCTTCCGGTCGCGTTACCTCTGGGGGGCCAACGTCGTCCAGATCCTCTTCGTGGCCGCCTTGTTCGGGTTTCAGTTCCTTCTGGCCCTGTACCTTCAATCGGTCAACGGATACAGCGCCATCGAAACCGGCCTGGCCTACCTGCCCGGTCCCATCGTGATCGCGGCGATCTCACTCGGCCTGTCCGCACGGCTCATGACCCGCTTCGGCGGCCGCACCGTGCTGCTGGCCGGCCTGGTATCCACGGTGGCCGCTCTCCTGCTGCTCGCCCGCCTCCCCCTGCACGCCACCTACACCATGGACGTCCTTCCGGCCGTGGTCCTGCTCGGAGCCGGCGCGGGCCTGGCACTTCCGGCGGTCATCGGCCTGGCCATGTCCGGCGCCACACTCAGCGATTCGGGCCTGGCCTCTGGACTGCTCAACACCACCCAGCAGATCGGGGGAGCCCTCGGCGTCGCGGCCCTGGCCACCCTCGCCAGCTCACATGCGCAGAACCTGCTTCCCAGCGCCGAGAGCGCCGCTGCAGCTTCTACTTATGGCTATCGCCTGGCCTTCGGCGTCGCGGCCGGACTCCTCGTCGCCGCCTTCCTCCTCACGGCCACCGTGCTGTCATCGCCCAAGGCCCTCCCACCGCGACCGTCCGAGGGCGGAACACCGTCAGACGCCACGGATGCCTCCGCTTCAGCGCGATCCAGCGCCGGCGAGATCCCGCAGGGTCCGGATGGCGGAACCGATCCGGGGGCCAGCAGTGCCGGTGCCGGTCGAGCTCGGCTCGAGCGGTCTTGA
- a CDS encoding IS701 family transposase, translated as MTPQELEAVRARLETFAAEMFSGFARADQRRWGERYVRGLLTDGARKSMEPMAARLGVDRQGLQQFCTDAPWSHQLVLAELAWRMDAAINPAAWVVDDVSFVKDGQESPGVAAQYCGALGKTANCQVAPSVHLVTDAASCPVNWRLFVPEQWDPASPRTEDPAAVAARRQRCRIPADVGHVPKWQLALDMIDELESWGLDPPLVVADEGYGQDGAFRLGLTERDIPYVVGVRSDTALLEAEACRSVAPYAGTGRRPVPRYRQRRISARQLVLEGGRRALHTVRWRMGSKGPLRSRFAALRVRPAGVRIRRAYAGGELPVCWLLAEWPPGEPEPVKYWLSTLEADVPLRRLVGLAKIRWRIEHDYRELKTGLGLDHFEGRTWSGWHHHVTLVSVAHAFCTLERLNPKAPAAA; from the coding sequence ATGACCCCTCAAGAACTCGAGGCCGTGCGGGCGCGGCTGGAGACGTTTGCCGCTGAGATGTTCTCCGGTTTCGCCCGTGCTGATCAGCGGCGGTGGGGCGAGCGGTATGTGCGCGGCCTGCTGACCGACGGAGCGCGGAAATCGATGGAGCCGATGGCGGCCCGGCTGGGCGTGGACCGCCAAGGGCTGCAGCAGTTCTGCACCGATGCCCCCTGGTCGCATCAGCTGGTTTTGGCCGAGCTGGCCTGGCGGATGGACGCGGCGATCAACCCGGCCGCCTGGGTGGTCGATGATGTGTCCTTTGTCAAGGACGGCCAGGAGTCGCCGGGCGTGGCCGCGCAGTATTGCGGGGCGCTGGGCAAAACCGCGAACTGCCAGGTCGCGCCGAGCGTGCATCTGGTCACCGACGCCGCCTCCTGCCCGGTGAACTGGCGGCTGTTCGTGCCCGAGCAGTGGGATCCGGCCTCACCGCGCACGGAGGATCCGGCCGCGGTGGCGGCACGCCGGCAGCGCTGCCGGATCCCCGCCGACGTCGGTCATGTGCCCAAGTGGCAGCTGGCTCTGGACATGATCGACGAGCTGGAGAGTTGGGGGCTGGATCCGCCGTTGGTGGTCGCCGATGAGGGCTACGGTCAAGACGGGGCCTTTCGCCTGGGCCTGACCGAGCGCGATATTCCCTACGTGGTGGGGGTGCGTTCCGATACCGCGCTGCTGGAGGCCGAGGCCTGCCGCAGCGTCGCGCCGTATGCGGGGACCGGGCGGCGGCCGGTGCCCCGCTACCGGCAGCGGCGCATCAGCGCCCGGCAGTTGGTGCTGGAGGGCGGGCGGCGCGCGCTGCACACAGTGCGGTGGCGGATGGGGTCCAAGGGGCCGTTGCGCTCGCGCTTTGCCGCGCTGCGGGTACGGCCGGCGGGCGTGCGGATCCGCCGCGCTTACGCGGGCGGGGAGTTGCCGGTGTGCTGGCTGCTAGCCGAATGGCCGCCCGGTGAGCCGGAGCCGGTCAAGTACTGGTTGTCCACGCTGGAGGCCGATGTTCCATTGCGGCGTCTGGTGGGTCTGGCGAAGATCCGCTGGCGCATCGAGCACGACTACCGTGAGCTGAAGACCGGCCTGGGCCTGGACCACTTCGAGGGTCGCACGTGGAGCGGTTGGCATCATCACGTCACCCTGGTCTCGGTCGCTCACGCGTTCTGCACCCTTGAAAGGCTCAACCCAAAAGCGCCGGCTGCGGCTTGA
- a CDS encoding helix-turn-helix domain-containing protein: MDAEEERQIRKLAGARHAPGDWIMRAQIIAFSWQGLRTSAIAAKLGCHMQTVRERIERFNTEGLAGLGDRPGAGRKPRITEVERGRIIALARSTPPGRLARDEAGDLAAADESGPPQWTLDSLTAAARAAGITVARSQVRRILLKEKVRRRHTRSWTESTDPDFAPKGTLRDETGGGAVRRRRPVH, translated from the coding sequence ATGGACGCCGAAGAGGAACGACAGATCCGCAAGCTGGCCGGGGCCCGTCACGCCCCGGGCGACTGGATCATGCGGGCGCAGATCATCGCGTTCAGCTGGCAGGGACTACGCACCAGCGCCATCGCCGCCAAGCTGGGCTGTCACATGCAGACCGTGCGCGAGCGGATCGAGCGCTTCAACACCGAAGGCCTGGCCGGGCTCGGCGACCGGCCCGGAGCGGGCCGCAAACCCCGGATCACCGAGGTCGAACGCGGGCGCATCATCGCCCTGGCGCGCTCGACCCCGCCCGGACGGCTGGCCCGCGACGAGGCCGGCGACCTGGCCGCGGCCGACGAGAGCGGCCCACCGCAGTGGACGCTGGACAGCCTGACCGCCGCCGCCCGCGCGGCAGGTATCACCGTCGCGCGCAGCCAGGTCCGCCGGATCCTGCTCAAAGAGAAGGTTCGCCGGCGCCACACCCGCTCCTGGACCGAATCGACCGATCCGGACTTCGCCCCAAAAGGCACCCTCCGGGATGAAACTGGGGGTGGAGCTGTCCGTCGACGTCGGCCGGTTCATTGA
- a CDS encoding MgtC/SapB family protein encodes MYTLTTTEFALRLAAGAGCGALIGIERQWRARMAGLRTNALVAAGATLFVLYSVAVGDTGSPTRVASYVVSGIGFLGAGVILRDGFKVRGLNTAATLWCSAAIGVLAASGQFTFTGLATATVVVIHLLGRPLGRLIDHDVPDADEDLQAQHHRHRPEQSHRPPAPERGRPLGASHHRPLSRPRA; translated from the coding sequence ATGTACACCCTGACCACCACCGAGTTCGCGCTGCGTTTGGCCGCCGGGGCAGGCTGCGGCGCACTGATCGGCATCGAACGCCAATGGCGCGCCCGCATGGCCGGACTCCGCACCAATGCCCTCGTCGCAGCCGGGGCCACCTTGTTCGTCCTGTACTCCGTCGCCGTCGGTGACACCGGCAGTCCCACCCGGGTCGCCTCCTACGTGGTGTCCGGCATCGGCTTCCTCGGCGCCGGAGTAATCTTGCGCGACGGATTCAAAGTCCGCGGTCTCAACACCGCCGCCACTTTGTGGTGCTCAGCCGCCATCGGCGTCTTGGCCGCCTCCGGACAGTTCACCTTCACCGGCCTTGCCACCGCCACCGTCGTGGTCATCCACCTCCTCGGCCGGCCACTGGGACGGCTCATCGACCACGACGTCCCTGACGCCGACGAGGACCTACAGGCTCAACACCACCGGCACCGGCCAGAGCAGTCTCACCGCCCACCTGCTCCTGAACGCGGACGCCCGCTTGGAGCATCTCACCACCGGCCTCTTTCTCGACCCCGGGCCTAG
- a CDS encoding NRAMP family divalent metal transporter produces MVTTDTPVTGGIATDRRGAVLDSAHVGDIRGALGTIRHGDTAPRLGLSAKFKTLLAIIGPGLIVMVGDNDAGAFATYGQAGQNYGTKLLWTLLLLVPVLYVNQEMVLRLGAVTGVGHARLILERFGTFWGAFSVIDLFILNALTLITEFIGITLAAGYLGLPKIPSVILAGLVIVAAAFTGSFRRFERIAIALCGASLLLVPLYVMAHPAASQMAHDFLVPSLPAASGQMATLMLLIIGVVGTTVAPWQLFFQQSYIVDKRITPRFMKYEKADLWIGILVVMIGAAAMMGFTAAIFEGTKGFGNFTDSADIAHGLEAYAGRIAGGLFAVALLDACVIGAFAVSLSTAYAIGDVLGLKHSLHRRITQAKGFYAVYAALIILSAAVVLIPGSPLGLLTEGVQALAGVLLPSASVFLLMLCNDKQVLGPWVNERRTNLLASAVVGVLVTLSIVLTAAVLFPGITATHIFMIIEACGAAGMLAIGYALARRHLTAAGAADGPIDRTGKDTWRMPPLTALTRPVMSTGRKVGMGVLRLYLVVAMALVIIKIAQMVLGH; encoded by the coding sequence ATGGTCACCACCGACACCCCTGTGACCGGCGGTATCGCCACCGACCGTCGCGGGGCGGTGCTGGACAGCGCCCACGTCGGCGACATCCGTGGCGCCCTGGGCACCATCCGACACGGCGACACGGCGCCCCGGCTGGGCCTGTCTGCCAAGTTCAAGACGCTACTGGCGATCATCGGTCCCGGCCTGATCGTAATGGTCGGAGACAACGATGCCGGTGCGTTCGCCACCTACGGCCAGGCCGGCCAGAACTACGGCACCAAGCTGCTGTGGACGTTGCTGCTCCTGGTCCCCGTCTTGTACGTCAACCAGGAGATGGTGCTGCGCCTGGGCGCCGTCACCGGTGTCGGCCACGCCCGCCTGATCCTGGAGCGGTTCGGCACGTTCTGGGGTGCCTTCAGTGTCATCGATCTGTTCATCCTCAACGCCCTCACCCTCATCACCGAGTTCATCGGCATCACCCTCGCCGCCGGGTACCTGGGCCTGCCGAAGATCCCCTCAGTGATCCTGGCCGGGCTGGTGATCGTGGCGGCGGCCTTCACCGGGTCCTTCCGCCGCTTCGAGCGGATCGCCATCGCGCTGTGCGGCGCATCGCTGTTGCTCGTCCCTCTCTACGTCATGGCGCACCCGGCCGCCTCGCAGATGGCACACGACTTCCTCGTCCCGTCGCTGCCCGCCGCCTCCGGCCAGATGGCCACGCTGATGCTGCTCATCATCGGGGTCGTCGGCACGACCGTCGCCCCGTGGCAGCTGTTCTTCCAGCAGTCCTACATCGTTGACAAGCGCATCACTCCGCGCTTCATGAAGTATGAGAAGGCCGACCTGTGGATCGGCATCCTCGTGGTGATGATCGGCGCTGCCGCGATGATGGGCTTCACCGCCGCGATCTTCGAGGGGACCAAGGGGTTCGGGAACTTCACCGACTCCGCCGACATCGCGCACGGTCTGGAGGCCTATGCGGGCAGGATCGCAGGGGGACTGTTCGCCGTCGCGCTGCTGGACGCCTGCGTCATCGGCGCGTTCGCGGTCTCCCTGTCCACCGCCTACGCCATCGGAGACGTCCTGGGACTGAAGCACTCACTACATCGGCGGATCACGCAGGCCAAGGGCTTCTACGCGGTGTACGCCGCTCTGATCATCCTGTCGGCGGCCGTCGTACTGATCCCCGGCTCGCCGCTCGGCCTGCTCACCGAGGGCGTGCAGGCCCTCGCAGGGGTGCTGCTGCCCAGCGCCTCGGTGTTCCTGCTCATGTTGTGCAACGACAAGCAGGTCCTCGGGCCATGGGTGAACGAACGCAGGACCAACCTGCTCGCCTCAGCAGTGGTCGGCGTGCTGGTCACCCTGTCGATCGTCCTCACCGCCGCGGTGCTGTTCCCGGGCATCACAGCGACCCATATCTTCATGATCATTGAGGCGTGTGGCGCGGCCGGGATGCTCGCCATCGGATACGCCCTCGCCCGCCGCCACTTGACCGCCGCAGGCGCGGCGGACGGGCCGATCGACCGCACCGGCAAGGACACCTGGCGGATGCCGCCGCTAACCGCGCTCACCAGGCCGGTCATGTCCACCGGACGCAAGGTCGGCATGGGCGTTCTACGCCTCTACCTGGTCGTCGCCATGGCGCTGGTCATCATCAAGATCGCCCAGATGGTGCTCGGCCACTGA
- a CDS encoding winged helix-turn-helix transcriptional regulator, protein MVQRNTDVSAQVHDSHDSAACTVLEVLDRVSGKWTIGILLATAHGPVRFTELERTVQGISRRMLTLTLRNLERDGLLVRTVYPTVPPKVEYTATEVALELYASLASLTSWAERHRATIAAARDAYDRSME, encoded by the coding sequence ATGGTCCAGAGGAACACCGATGTATCAGCGCAGGTCCACGACTCGCATGACTCGGCGGCCTGCACGGTGCTGGAGGTGCTCGACCGGGTCAGCGGCAAGTGGACCATCGGGATCCTGCTCGCGACCGCGCACGGCCCGGTGCGGTTCACGGAGCTGGAGCGGACGGTCCAGGGCATCAGCCGGCGCATGCTGACGCTCACCCTGCGCAATCTGGAGCGTGATGGCCTGCTCGTCAGGACCGTCTATCCGACGGTGCCGCCCAAGGTCGAGTACACCGCTACCGAGGTCGCGCTGGAACTGTACGCATCCTTGGCCTCGCTCACCTCGTGGGCGGAACGGCACCGCGCCACGATCGCCGCCGCCCGCGACGCCTACGACCGCAGCATGGAGTAG
- a CDS encoding alpha/beta hydrolase, which translates to MTAFVSDPSQAPVGPPPPFDPELEPALRMINEVLPPDAFSDLTALPTLRQGPPGMQPAPHEAFSKGGAFTVEERTVPGPQGAPDVSLLICRPAAAAVPVPVIYYMHGGGMVMGDNRSQVPEMLDMAQEVGAAVVSVEYRLAPETPHPGPVEDCYAGLAWTAEHAEELGFHPERIIVAGRSAGGGLAAALALMARDRGGPALFAQMLMYPMIDDRNDTASARQLAGLGLWDQASNQGGWTALLGDARGTNDVSPYAAPARAADLSGLPPAFIDVGSAETFRDEDATYASRIWQAGGSAELHVWPGGFHGFDGLVPQAVLSRNAREARAGWLGRILSMS; encoded by the coding sequence ATGACCGCCTTCGTCTCTGATCCATCTCAGGCTCCCGTCGGCCCGCCTCCACCTTTCGACCCGGAACTCGAACCGGCCCTGCGCATGATCAACGAGGTCCTGCCGCCCGACGCGTTCAGCGACCTCACCGCCCTGCCGACCCTCCGCCAGGGCCCTCCCGGCATGCAACCTGCGCCGCACGAGGCGTTCAGCAAGGGTGGCGCCTTCACCGTCGAAGAGCGGACGGTGCCAGGACCTCAGGGCGCTCCGGACGTCTCCTTGCTGATCTGCCGGCCGGCGGCGGCGGCTGTGCCTGTTCCGGTGATCTATTACATGCACGGCGGTGGCATGGTCATGGGCGACAACCGGTCACAAGTCCCGGAGATGCTCGACATGGCCCAGGAGGTAGGCGCGGCCGTGGTGTCGGTGGAATACCGGCTGGCACCGGAGACCCCGCACCCCGGTCCGGTCGAGGATTGTTACGCCGGTTTGGCGTGGACCGCCGAACACGCCGAGGAACTCGGCTTCCATCCTGAGCGGATTATCGTCGCCGGGCGCAGCGCCGGCGGTGGCCTGGCTGCGGCCCTGGCCCTGATGGCCCGTGACCGTGGCGGCCCGGCCCTGTTCGCGCAGATGCTGATGTACCCGATGATCGACGACCGCAACGACACTGCCTCAGCGCGCCAGCTGGCTGGGCTGGGCCTCTGGGACCAGGCGTCCAACCAGGGTGGATGGACGGCCCTACTCGGCGACGCCCGGGGCACCAACGACGTCTCCCCCTATGCGGCGCCGGCGCGGGCGGCGGACCTGTCTGGGCTGCCGCCCGCGTTCATCGACGTGGGATCCGCCGAGACCTTCCGCGACGAGGATGCCACCTACGCCAGTCGTATCTGGCAGGCCGGGGGGAGTGCTGAACTGCACGTGTGGCCCGGCGGCTTCCACGGGTTCGACGGCCTGGTGCCGCAGGCGGTGCTGTCTCGGAACGCCCGAGAGGCACGCGCCGGGTGGCTGGGCAGGATTTTGTCCATGAGCTGA
- a CDS encoding tyrosine-type recombinase/integrase — MLASYAAALEGSPLADSSKAKYRSRVRGFLAFLAQAAADGALDGDPLTDPTAAAWAVRDYRRHLKNGRRASTTIDNVLAAIDDFHARRALAVTAARRERAQRRTAPKALNERRARRYLREVEKNAPSRDAAIALLPYFAGLRISEVVALDLADVRLSARKGELRVRGKGHDGGKIRTVDIHPDLRTVLQTWLEARTNWPGSADTTALLLNRRGGRLTDRAARDIIIRPGETAGINDDPAEPFGPHVLRRTFGTQLVRAGKDLILVAELMGHERLDTTRRYTLPTSADRAAALDALITDH; from the coding sequence GTGCTCGCCTCCTACGCGGCCGCGCTGGAGGGCTCGCCGCTGGCCGACTCCAGCAAGGCCAAGTACCGCTCACGGGTGCGCGGCTTCCTCGCCTTCCTCGCCCAGGCCGCCGCCGACGGCGCTCTGGACGGCGACCCGCTCACCGACCCCACCGCCGCCGCGTGGGCGGTGCGCGACTACCGACGCCACCTGAAGAACGGCCGACGCGCCTCCACCACGATCGACAACGTGCTGGCCGCCATCGACGACTTCCACGCCCGCCGAGCCCTGGCCGTCACCGCCGCCCGCCGCGAACGCGCCCAGCGCCGCACCGCGCCCAAGGCCCTGAACGAGCGACGCGCACGCCGCTACCTGCGGGAGGTGGAGAAGAACGCCCCCTCTCGCGACGCTGCGATCGCGCTGCTGCCCTACTTCGCGGGCCTGCGCATCAGCGAGGTCGTCGCCCTCGACCTGGCCGACGTGCGCCTCTCAGCCCGCAAGGGCGAACTGCGGGTACGCGGCAAGGGCCACGACGGCGGCAAGATCCGCACCGTCGACATCCACCCCGACCTGCGCACCGTCCTGCAGACCTGGCTAGAGGCCCGCACGAACTGGCCCGGCTCGGCCGACACCACGGCGCTGCTGCTCAACCGCCGCGGCGGCCGCCTGACCGACCGCGCCGCCCGCGACATCATCATCCGCCCGGGCGAGACCGCCGGCATCAACGACGACCCCGCCGAACCCTTCGGCCCGCACGTGCTGCGCCGCACCTTCGGCACCCAACTCGTGCGCGCAGGCAAGGACCTGATCTTGGTCGCTGAGCTGATGGGACATGAGCGCCTCGACACCACCCGGCGGTACACCCTGCCCACCTCAGCAGACCGGGCCGCAGCACTCGACGCACTCATCACGGACCACTGA
- a CDS encoding transposase family protein, giving the protein MLPLSTQTLTFLADLLRAHLKTIGSRWRKLPAGKIATIVLAVLRHDQRLADMAGANNVSASTVRRWMLETVELLAARAPRLDRALKKIAKAGGEVVLLDGTLIRTRRRTGADNRRNYSGKHKAHGLLVVALTDTRGNLLWVSAVRPGRASEITTARHNRLTARLREAGLGAIADLGFVGLDDDDDNPVIITGRKATRGRPLTPAQKQVNRLISAERAPVEHGFATLKAWRILTKLRLDAIHVTKLLRALMVLAITEHTR; this is encoded by the coding sequence ATGCTGCCGCTGTCCACCCAAACCCTCACCTTCCTGGCCGACCTGCTGCGCGCTCATCTCAAGACCATCGGCTCGCGCTGGCGGAAACTGCCCGCCGGGAAGATCGCCACCATCGTGCTGGCCGTCTTACGCCATGACCAGCGCCTGGCCGACATGGCCGGCGCCAACAACGTCTCGGCCTCCACCGTGCGACGCTGGATGCTGGAGACCGTCGAACTGCTCGCCGCCCGCGCACCCCGCCTGGACCGCGCCCTGAAGAAGATCGCCAAAGCCGGTGGTGAGGTCGTCCTGCTGGATGGCACCCTGATCCGCACCCGCCGCCGCACCGGAGCCGACAACCGCAGGAACTACTCGGGCAAGCACAAGGCCCACGGGCTGCTCGTGGTGGCGCTCACCGACACCCGCGGCAACCTGCTGTGGGTCTCCGCCGTCCGGCCTGGTCGCGCATCGGAGATCACCACCGCCCGGCACAACCGCCTCACCGCCCGCCTGCGCGAGGCCGGGCTGGGCGCTATCGCCGACCTCGGCTTCGTCGGCCTGGACGACGATGACGACAATCCGGTCATCATCACCGGCCGCAAAGCCACCCGCGGCAGGCCCCTCACCCCCGCGCAAAAGCAGGTCAACCGGCTCATCAGCGCCGAACGCGCCCCCGTCGAGCACGGCTTCGCCACGTTGAAGGCCTGGCGCATCCTCACCAAGCTCCGCCTGGACGCCATCCACGTCACCAAGCTGCTCCGCGCGCTGATGGTCCTGGCCATCACCGAACACACCCGCTGA
- a CDS encoding tyrosine-type recombinase/integrase, producing MDPIIVEQLGRAHPLARHLDDFLTDLANAGASSHTRRAYRGDLLRFAAHHDGEIGALTATPIRAYLAELAELSPASRKRKRAAVASFTKWAVRHDLLQANPMDRIDTVKVPKTLPRPASAADVAKVLAAICTRRPRKDLPLDRLRDRVLFETAYVCGARASEVCGLYVEDLDLRLDDEHVRIHGKGGSVRTVLLDDRGYVALLKLYLVRTGYTAGPLFRASINGAGGPLSYDAAHHRWQRYCADADVEIDIHQLRHAHATELINVGVTIEAVRRRLGHASTETTQLYALLDDKVADAEIRAARRRRDQMGR from the coding sequence GTGGATCCGATCATCGTCGAGCAACTCGGCCGCGCCCACCCGCTCGCCCGGCACCTGGACGACTTTCTCACCGACCTGGCCAACGCCGGAGCCTCCTCGCATACCCGGCGCGCCTACCGCGGAGACCTGCTGCGGTTCGCCGCCCACCACGACGGCGAAATCGGCGCGCTGACCGCGACGCCGATCCGCGCCTACCTGGCCGAGCTCGCCGAGCTGTCGCCGGCCAGCCGCAAGCGCAAGCGCGCCGCCGTCGCCTCCTTCACCAAGTGGGCGGTCCGTCACGACCTGCTGCAGGCCAACCCGATGGATCGGATCGACACCGTCAAAGTGCCCAAGACGCTGCCCCGCCCGGCCAGCGCGGCCGACGTCGCCAAGGTCTTGGCCGCGATCTGCACCCGGCGCCCGCGCAAGGACCTGCCGCTGGACCGGCTGCGCGACCGGGTGCTGTTCGAGACCGCCTACGTCTGCGGCGCCCGCGCCTCCGAGGTGTGCGGCCTGTACGTCGAAGACCTGGACCTGCGCCTGGACGACGAGCACGTGCGCATCCACGGCAAGGGCGGCAGCGTACGCACCGTGCTGCTGGACGACCGCGGCTACGTCGCACTGCTCAAGCTCTACCTGGTCCGCACCGGCTACACCGCCGGGCCGCTGTTCCGGGCCAGCATTAACGGCGCGGGTGGGCCGCTGTCCTACGACGCCGCCCACCACCGCTGGCAGCGTTACTGCGCCGACGCCGACGTGGAGATCGACATTCACCAGCTGCGCCACGCCCACGCCACCGAACTCATCAACGTCGGCGTCACCATCGAAGCCGTCCGCCGCCGTCTCGGCCATGCCTCGACCGAGACCACCCAGCTGTACGCGCTGCTGGACGACAAGGTCGCCGACGCTGAGATCCGCGCCGCCCGCCGACGCCGCGACCAAATGGGCCGCTGA
- a CDS encoding IS701 family transposase → MRRCSGCSSSESESPWDHEKVNARRLELLRADPVTAPHAGGVLVVDDTGDRKDGTATAHTAHQYLGSVGKIENGIVAVTTLWADERVYYPLHAVPYTPAARLPRGRSDPAFRTKPQLAAALAGRAQAAAVPFRALVADCAYGDNAAFTAELWAAGLAVRARAQAAPGLLGSGG, encoded by the coding sequence ATGCGGCGGTGCAGCGGCTGCAGTTCTTCTGAGTCGGAGTCGCCGTGGGATCACGAGAAAGTCAACGCCCGGCGCCTTGAGCTGCTGCGGGCCGATCCGGTGACCGCGCCGCATGCGGGCGGGGTGCTGGTGGTCGATGACACCGGGGACCGCAAGGACGGCACCGCCACCGCGCACACCGCCCACCAGTATCTGGGCTCGGTCGGGAAGATCGAGAACGGGATCGTGGCGGTGACCACACTCTGGGCCGACGAGCGGGTCTACTACCCGCTGCACGCGGTGCCCTACACCCCCGCCGCTCGGCTGCCTCGCGGCCGCAGCGATCCGGCATTTCGCACCAAGCCGCAGCTCGCGGCCGCTCTGGCAGGTCGGGCTCAGGCCGCCGCCGTGCCGTTTCGGGCGCTGGTGGCCGACTGCGCCTACGGCGACAATGCGGCCTTCACCGCTGAACTGTGGGCCGCTGGATTGGCCGTTCGTGCTCGCGCTCAAGCCGCACCAGGGCTCCTGGGCTCCGGTGGATGA